Proteins encoded together in one Chitinophaga sp. LS1 window:
- a CDS encoding discoidin domain-containing protein, producing the protein MALKTRRMREVVFKKNLALHAKVTASSSRTQVKPASLVDGDAGTYWASTDSALTPVITLNFKKALTFNRLLLQEYIALGQRVKSFRVEVLDHGQFKEIANETTIGHKRILLLPDTETKGLRITITAAKACPVLSEVQLFNAPKS; encoded by the coding sequence ATGGCACTGAAGACCCGTCGTATGCGTGAGGTGGTATTTAAAAAGAACCTGGCCCTGCATGCCAAAGTAACAGCTTCCAGCTCCAGAACCCAGGTAAAACCTGCCAGTCTGGTGGATGGCGATGCCGGCACTTACTGGGCAAGTACCGACTCCGCACTGACGCCGGTGATCACGCTGAACTTCAAGAAAGCCTTGACTTTCAACCGTTTATTATTGCAGGAGTACATTGCGCTGGGCCAGCGTGTAAAGAGTTTCAGGGTAGAAGTGCTGGATCACGGTCAATTTAAAGAAATAGCGAACGAAACGACAATTGGTCATAAACGTATATTATTATTACCAGACACGGAGACGAAGGGCCTCCGTATCACCATCACAGCAGCCAAAGCCTGTCCTGTATTGAGTGAGGTCCAATTGTTCAATGCGCCCAAAAGCTGA